From the genome of Glycine soja cultivar W05 chromosome 14, ASM419377v2, whole genome shotgun sequence:
actTCGGTGAGAAATGATTGTTAGAAGCCTACCATAAgagtattttcatgttttattgGGCGTTAACAACACTAAACGTGGATCAAGTTGAAGCAAAAAAAAGTTGCTTCTACATCACTTCATGGTTTTGGACGTGAAAATATTAGAAAACGTGGATCACTAACTCagatccaaacacactataagaCTTTGCTTTCTAGTTATGCATTTCTCTTCAATCAAACAATAGCTTAATAAGAGAcctctcaattttttattaccTATTTTGTCTCCCACCGTATGTTAAAATGTATCCACTTCTACTCAATTTGTTAAACAAGTACTAGTGTTTATGCTCTTTGCAAGACATCTTCAGTTTGTAAATTCTTATGTGACTACACATAAATTAAATAGACAATGATGGATTTGCTCATGAGCAAACATTTTTGGTGAATGAAAAAGTGAATGAGTACTTCAGGCTGATATATTAGCAATTTAGCATCTATAACTATAAGTACCGACCAGGGTACTGTAGAAGTTGCCATTAAAAGCGCTAATGATGACATAATGATGATGGTTTCTTCTTGTAAGTTTTTTCCTTCATGCATCTATATTAATTGGCTCATTCACTTTAATAATGTAGTTGGTTTGATTTTCTTCCTTCGTGTGTGTATGTAGACTTCTCTTTTGATCCCTAAAAAATGCAAACTTTCTAAATTTAGTTCCTAAAAAgttgtattaaatattatactatttattcaatattttatattacttttaattacctaaaaGTAACATATGGCACTCGAATCTCGACCCATAGTCAAAGACTTCATTTCTTTAGATATGTAAACATCACTCAAATGAaatttacttttctttcttttttttacagagGATTTTAcatttctaattaaatattttttccagaGACGCAATCAAGAATCAAATCTCATTTAATATATGTTTAAGGAACCATGTTATAATCCAATCAAcccaattttaacattattttttcttttggataaatcaaagaaatattttaataactCATGACCAAACATAGCATAAGATATTCCATGATTAGAAATTAAGTTTAATAAtaatgtactaataataatgtaaaatagttttacaccattattcaattataaattattattgttatgacttttaaaataattttataaaaaataataaatttatcctaAATGATAATTTGTATTTAAAGGACATAATCTATTTTCTTTAGAGATTTCAGCTCATGAATGAACCAAATGGAGGAATTTGACCCATTTTAATCGTCCTTTATTAGGTTATACTATACCAGACCAAGTTGTAGTTGATGATTCCATGTGAGGACTCATTAATACAATGCAAGTTTTGAGCTGTCCTTGTGACTGAGAAGAACCTCTCTGATTAAATACTGTGACACAGCTTGACTAATAGTAGTTAATTAGGCATACATAGATATATCCATGTGGGTGCTTTATTAGATATGTATCTTTGACTTTtaatcacatatatatagatccAAGACCTATCATTAATATACATGTAGCATCTGGGAATCCTCACAagcacataatttatcttttccgACATTTAATATCATATTAGAACTTGTCAACCCCTCATAAATGCGATATTAGTttgataagaatttttttttatatacaccaTTAGTTAAAATATTACATGATTTATCACCAAGTCGCTCAAGTAGCTTGAATTGCGTGTTATAAAACTATTTCTTGCTTTCACTtcttaaaaaactaaataaagaaAACCAAAACTCTCGTGCCTTCTTGTTGGGGTGTTTGACATGAAAGACAATATATATACGTTTTGTTGGAAAGATGAAGTTTCTGAAGCTTTGAATATTAAGTGAGAACTATTAAGTAACAGTAAATTGAACAATCGCTAATGGCCATGTTGAGCCAAAGATGCGAATATTTCAAGCAACGGTGACAAAACCAAGTTCGATCTGTGGCATAATCCATACGCATCTTTCGTCTCAACTACCACACAATATGAAAACTGAGATAGAACAGAGggaataaataatacaaatgGAGCAttctataatataatatatgtgtattaactatcttttatatttatttattttctaggcCTATCTTTCACACTAGCTCAGGTTGAGTTTCACACGTCAAAGGAATTGAATGCTACATGGGTTACGAGATTTTGTTGGTAGAAAGATTGACTTAGATTGCATATCTTTACTTACATAGAACAACTTTAATTACAATGCAAGCAAATTAACGATTCcaccatttttcttttcttttattctttggtGTTCAACCTAAAAGGAGGTTCTCCTAATTAAGCTTGGTTATGCATAAGAGGCTAAGACTAAGTTTCAGTTTATTTAAgcttatttttttccaaatacatgtttttttttataaaagaaacagatttttactcttttgatgtttatgtttaaattacttccacttaaaataagtagtttttttttcttttttttaaattatctacttaaaataatatttttttacaaaacaaattttaaaagtttaaaaaaactcactctaaatatttgaattatgtTAACAATacgattttatttatttattaattaattaatttgtttgtttatttataatagTTGAGTTAGTTGATGTCATGGTTGTAACTTTGGCTGGACCCAAGAGCTGCTTAATTGTCTCTTTTGGCTACTAAATGAAATTgaagaattattttattctacttcttctaagttttttttttatcttatctttacgAATGAAGATATGGAAGTCTTTTATTATGATCTGGGTTgggcttttttctttctttcattttttttcttttttccttaaagcataaaaaataaatacagactcttgataacaaaacaaaaaaaaaatgaaaaatttctaTTACACTACGTGCTAGCAACTAGTATTACCTCCAACAGATGATCAATCCTTCTATTATCATACCTAACTTTTTGGGTGATCACATATGATTCCAATACCACTATACCTAAATATATATCACATATTTTGATACAAAAGTTTATGCAtagcatttttatttatttatcacaagatgcacttttttttcctaGGTCGATCACACCAATATCCGGACATGCACCATATATATTGGATATATACTTCATCAAACTAATATGGGTGGAGTTGGGTAGAGTTACTATATGATATAACTACATATATTTTCAGTGACTTGTTAAGCTATAACAATTAATTCTAGTTAACTAATCTTGCCCTCAGTAGTAATTACATTTTGGTTGTTTACATCAAAGTTTAGCTACCACTTCCACAAGCATTTAATTCAACAAAGAgcacaaaaaaacttaatttcattcttttattatataggtggactaactaattatttatatatatattttttcatatatacttaGACTCATGATCTGGTCTGAGAATCTAATTAATACGAGAAAAGAGTTTAATATATAAACTTAGatctatatatatctatatgacGTTTATTTAACTTCACATGGGAACAGGAACTAAACACAGCCACCGTACCTTGTCTCCCTTTCAAGAAGTTAAATCTTTCACATCCTTTAAATCTGCAGCTGGCACAGACTCGTGAGTGAGTTATTTTAAGCTTTGAGTCAAATGGAGATATTCCCCCCACGTGCAGTGGCCAATTGTTCAAGGCTACGCTTCATCTCTTCATGTGATCTTCAGCGCCAATTCTATAATAAAATCATAGTTCTCAGAGCATGATGCATTCTTTATGGTTTTGCTTTCTTCTCCTTTTACCAACATCTAGACTTTCAAGCTGACTAATTAGTTTATTCACTTTTCTCCAAATCTTTTCATCAGTTTAATTTGAACCTCCTAAGGTTAACACTATTTCAAAAGGAAACATAGTTTTAATTACAAGCCATGAAACTTTGCAATCTAATTACCAGATAAAAGCGTTTATAAGATTGGTTTAGTAGtgaaaggagaagaaagaaacTAAAGGAGAGGTCGTAGTTTGAATTCTCCCACTaccaaaaaaactaacaattagcatttgttaatcatttttttttacctggtaaaaaaattgatatctaTGTAGAGTTGTTCCTTCCTCCACTTAGAATGAATAACTCTTAGAAATGAAGACAAATCAAGcatatataaaagttatataaaaataagaccataataataatgtttgtgAAAAATCACATCAAAAGAGTAGAAAATACCACTAAAGGCATATGAATGTGTAATGGGGTTTCCCTTTCCCATGATTAGCTCTAGATGACCAAGTGATACATTCTACTCTGTTGAGAAAAGCATGATTAATTATTCCtacatcaaatgaataatagtAAACAAATGGACCTAAACAAAGTATGGGACATTTGCAGTGGTGGAAATGGATCCAAGGCTCATTGTGCTTTTAGGAGGAGTGTACACAGAAGAAGCTGAAGATGAAGACAAGGATGAAAGGATAATAGAAGGAGAAGGCAATGGTTTTGGTAGAGGAGAAGGCAATGGTTTTGGAGGAGGAGGATGAGGATGAGCATGAGGTTGAGAAAGACCTTGTGATGAGTCTGCAGGAATTGCTGCTATTGATATTGCATCAGCAGAAGAAACCAAAGCAACATGTTGAGAAGAAATTATACTTGCAGCCTCTCTATATTTGTATTTTAGTATCTCTGCCCTTATTGCATTTAGTTCTGCTTGTAAAGTTTGAACTTGTTGCTGCAAAGCTGATATTGCACCCATGCATCCATATACAGGATCTCTTAGCCTCAAGTTAGCTTCATAAACAAGGCTATTTGCTGCATCAGCTCTTTGGCCCTCTGGTACCTCCTACAcatgaataaaatttgaaaacaaatcaGTTTTTACTTCAATAAGAGAAGTGAATcgaattgaagaagaaaaaagtaactAATTTGGTATGTGGAGCTAGTTATTAGGTACTAACCATTAGCATCTTGGAGACATTGCTTGCACCAAACACCTTGTGAACTGCTGCAAACTTTTGAGGCTCATGTGGTGAAAAATAAGGAGAGAAAGGGCATTCTTCAGCACACCTTCTTCTCAAAAGCTTGCATGCAGCACAAGGAGTT
Proteins encoded in this window:
- the LOC114383767 gene encoding LOB domain-containing protein 13-like isoform X2, which produces MGRKHFYGPTPGTTLNTVTPCAACKLLRRRCAEECPFSPYFSPHEPQKFAAVHKVFGASNVSKMLMEVPEGQRADAANSLVYEANLRLRDPVYGCMGAISALQQQVQTLQAELNAIRAEILKYKYREAASIISSQHVALVSSADAISIAAIPADSSQGLSQPHAHPHPPPPKPLPSPLPKPLPSPSIILSSLSSSSASSVYTPPKSTMSLGSISTTANVPYFV
- the LOC114383767 gene encoding LOB domain-containing protein 13-like isoform X1, with product MFGHPETDRLDEIITTARAEEEASSQMGRKHFYGPTPGTTLNTVTPCAACKLLRRRCAEECPFSPYFSPHEPQKFAAVHKVFGASNVSKMLMEVPEGQRADAANSLVYEANLRLRDPVYGCMGAISALQQQVQTLQAELNAIRAEILKYKYREAASIISSQHVALVSSADAISIAAIPADSSQGLSQPHAHPHPPPPKPLPSPLPKPLPSPSIILSSLSSSSASSVYTPPKSTMSLGSISTTANVPYFV